DNA sequence from the Trypanosoma brucei gambiense DAL972 chromosome 9, complete sequence genome:
AAGCCATGGTTGACGCTGCTGCCGTGGTGGGTTTGCGAACTATCCGCCTCGTGCATGGTtctgcagcagctgcaacgCAGCTTGCACACCTCAATACAGAGACTTTATTTCGTGGTCATCCCTCCAACACAACTGAGAGAAAATATGCAATGATATACGACATGGGTAGTTCCAAAACCGAGGTGGCCGTGTTTCGTTTTACCCCTGCTACCGCACGTGACGACTTTGGGACAGTTACTCTGGTGGCTTCCGCTACAAACCATACGCTGGGAGGCAGGTCGTTCGACCGCTGTCTTGCACGTTATGTGGAGAGAAATTTGTTCCCCGCCGCGAAGCCAACACCGGTCACGCCGGTACTAGACAGAAAACCGGTTACAGCCACCACTCGGCGCGCAGTGGTTAGCCTGCTACGCGCCGTCAACGCGGCGAGGGAGCGGTTGTCGGTAAATCAAaatgttccttttgttgtgccCGGCGTTCGTGAAGACGGGGGCGACTTCATCGCAAATATTTCTCGTGCGCAGTTCGAAGAAGCCTGTGGTGAATTGTTTAACGAGGCAGTACGGCTTCGTGACCACGCCATTACGCAGACGAATGGTACGGTGCGGTCACTCAGTGAGTTGGTGCGCCTTGAACTAATTGGTGGTGCCACACGTATGCCAAAACTGCAGGAACGGTTGAGTGAAGGTTACGGTAAACCGGCGGATAGAACTCTTAACAGTGATGAGGCAGTTGTCTCAGGAGCGGCACTGATGATCCACGACACCCTCAGCCGAATTCGCGTTATGGAGTCCTTGACAAATGATATCTACTTCACTGCCTCACCCCCGATTAAGGAATCAAATGAAACCAAGCCTCATCGTAACCTTCTGTTTGCCAAGCGGAACACCACCGTTCCGGCAGCCCGGTCGCTAATATTTCCAAACCGCACAGCCGACTTCACACTAACGCTTCACGACGGTAACGGACGCTACTCGCGTTCTGTGCTAGTGAGTGGTGTGAGTGGGAGCATGAATGCTGCGcgcgagaaggaaaaggaaatgagtaCCGAAAGAGCGAACAAAGTTACCAAAACTTCTGTGGTCCTCCGCCAGGtagaggtggtggtggaggtggtgCTCAGTAGAAGCGGGCTGCCCTATGTGGCCGGTTCGTACGTCCACGCTAGATACGCGGAGCAGGTGATTGTGCTACCTTCGGTGAAAAAGACTGGGGATAACGAAACTACGGCACAAAAGGACGAGAACAACAATCCGTCTCAAAACGAAACTGACACGACGAGTACCATTAGCCCcgggagggaaaagagaagtggGGGTTCTCCGTCTGCAGCAAATTCTAATAGCGCGAAAATGCAAAACTCCAGAGCAGATGAAGCAAAAGAGAATGAGACCCCAACCGGTGACGAAATCCTGGAAGTCAATGAGAGGGATGCAGGAACTGGTGGGAAGAATAACAATGCAAAAGTGAGGCATTTTGCACTTCGCTTTCCGTTGAACAATACTCCAGCACCTTCCTCAACTTCGCAAGGCGGTGTGAACATGAACAAAGAGGAGGCCCTTGCAGCGCGGAACCGCCTTCGTGCACTTCAGCGCCTTGACGACGAGCGGTTGCGGCGTAGTGGTCTGCTTAATGACGTCGAGTCCCTGCTCCTTCATTACAAGTCCCTTGATGCCTGGTCTACGCAGCAAAGCGATGATAACTCGAATGACTGGCGGTCCGTTGTGAAGGACGTGTCACGGTGGTTTGATGAAGTTGGGGGCGACGTTGACGTGACAGAGTTGCAGAAGCAATATCAACGTCTGAAGGACCTAAAGCTCGGTGAGTGAGCCCCCTACACCtacacatacacgcacacacacactcactcactctgTTCACTTTTCAGGGACCTTTCGCGTGCCAGCCTCAGTGACGTACTTAcgaaagaagggaagtgtCGGACTTCATGCTGATATTATTGGTAGAGCTTGCTAGCATGGTACATGACAGGACGGCATATGTCCCTTGCGATCGTTAGgtgaggggaggaaaaaaaaaaatggagtaACAAAGGTTTTTACTATGTGGGAATCTCGGGCTCTAGCATTTGCTTGGTTCCTACATTTGTATTGTGCGTGTTGGCTCCGTTGCTTCTCCCCGCTTGCACTTTAATTCTCAAGTATCCTCCCTGAGTTTGGGTCATGCTTAAGTGTTTTTTAAGCAACAGTTTGCCATAGAAGCTGGTTATGTTgtgcgtttttttcttttcattcaaTTAACCAGCTCCCATGGACCCATAACTTCTACTGTGTCTTACTGTTTCACATACTTTAAAAACACCCTATATTCCACCCACGCTGCCCAACGCCAGTTAcaatgtttcttttttgcgtcTTTTGATTTCATTACTGCTAAACTGTCATTGTTGAaaccctctctcttttcgcttttttttttttgtgtgtgtgtgtatgtttgcaGATTACCGATAATAGGTGGGAAGAAGCAGGCACAAACAGGAGGTGGTCGAAGAAAAGATTAGGAAACATCTCCTCATCGCAGCTCTTTATTactgtcttttcttttgagcCGCAGTTTACACCTGTATTCCTCTGTTTTCGTTTAACTCCGGAGGTAACACAGGCGTGTCATTAGATTCGGAAAGAGGCAAAACTAGTACGTGTCCGTAGcggcaatttttttttttttgtgtgtgcgagggcctaacaacaacaaatgttTCGTCCATCCTTTTGCAGATGTCTTCCCGTGCTGAACTGCACGCTGAGCGCTCCTCAATGTGCTGCTGCGATTGACCGTTGCACACCGGTTGTTTACTCTTCACTTCCCAACGGATGTCGTGTGGCCACCGAATATTTGCCAAATTGTCAGTTTGCCACCGTTGGGGTGTGGATTGACGCAGGCAGTCGCTTCGAGGATATTAACAACAACGGCGTTGCGCACTTTCTTGAACACATGAACTTCAAAGGCACTGCAAAGTACTCCAAGCGTGCCGTGGAAGATCTCTTCGAGCATAGGGGGGCCCACTTCAATGCATACACTTCGCGTGACCGAACAGCATATTACGTGAAGGCGTTCAAATATGATGTGGAGAAAATGATTGATGTTGTCTCGGATTTACTGCAAAACGGCAGATACGACCCAAGCGATGTCGAGTTGGAGAGGCCGACAATCCTAGCCGAGATgcgggaggtggaggagctggTGGATGAAGTGCTCATGGATAACCTCCATCAGGCAGCTTACGACCCGGCACACTGCGGGCTTCCGCTCACTATTCTAGGCCCTGTGGAAAACATTTCCTCCCGCATAAACCGTGACATGATACAGGAGTTTGTTCGGGTGCACTACACCGGCCCGCGCATGTCTTTCATTAGTTCCGGTGGCATCCATCCAGATGAAGCACATAGGCTTGCCGAGAAGTTCTTTGGAAACCTCCCTGCAGCGAACAACTCCCCACTGCTGCAGTCACAATACCGGGGTGGTTACACCGTGATGTGGAACGAACAAATGGCCACGGCAAATACCGCTTTCGCGTATCCTATATGCGGGGCCATACACGACGACAGCTACGCACTACAGTTAGTTCATAACGTTATTGGGCAAGTGCGTGAAGGACAACATGACCAATTTGCTCATCAGCGACTGAACCCGCGGCTCCCGTGGGAAAAGTTGTCAAACCTGGTCCAGCTGCGACCTTTCTATACTCCATACAAAGAGACTAGTCTCCTTGGGTATCAGTTAGTTACTATGCGCACGGCAGTCGCTGACGCCAACGGCGGTGTTCAGCGAGATGAGAGCCAGACTGTGTTGCTGGATCACATGCTAAAGTTGTTTAATGAGCTGTCTACCAAAGCTGTTGACGCTGCACTCCTCGAGGAGGCAAAAAGTGAGTATAAGTCATCGGTTATGATGATGCGAGACAGCACAACAAATAGCGCGGAGGACTTGGGTCGGCAGATGATTCACCTTGGTCGACGCGTGCCTCTGCGGGAGGTGTTCGAGCGAGTGGATGCCGTCACTCCAGCAGTGTTTCGTGACACATTAGCGAAGTACGTACAAGCGGTTCAACCTACAGTTTCGTACATTGGTTCGGCCTCCGCTGTCCCTCGATTTGACGCCCTCACACAAGTAAAGCACATACTTTGATGGAATCGGCGCCGCTGAATGAGGCGGTATGAGCCTGACTTCGAGGTggaaaaggtgagggagaggaaaatgatgaaataAGGTGCGGAAGAACGAATAATAGCAACTGTGGTGTTGTAAAGGATGGTGGAAGAAAGCCGCACACGTGGACAAGTACGTGGGTTTGCCTTGTGACGTGGCAGAACAACTACGAAGGCTGATAATTAGGTATTTTGGTGTCTGTGAAGAAGTGAGAAGGCAACGGTGGCAGAACTGCGGCTGAAGGAAGGGGAGTGAGTTGAATATcagtggaggtggaggagaaaGAGGAGCCCCGGTCCGGTTGCGCacagttttcttttgaagGAACACTAACATATGTTGAACCACCTTGTCTGGTCACTAACGTCATCTCTTGGTGGTTCCTCGTTACTGCGTTAAAGCGGCACCCCGTCTGCCAGACCCTGTACCTCTTGTTTTCGTTCGAACTGAATTTATAGCGGCCTACAGCTCAGTTTTATTTACTAGTAGGCTACCGTGCGATTTCcataacttttctttttttttaaaaaaaaagtgcttTCAGTCATATTGATACACTCGTTGCATCTCCTTCCACATTCTGGCCATTCTGTGTGCTCGTGTGGGGAAGTTGGGTTACATGTTGAGTTAGCTGGATCAGCTGTCACAGACTAGCGCTTTTTTCATCGACAAAAAGAGCAGTGTAGGCTCCACATTGTGTAAAAATATAGCAGAAAGGTGCTTACACCAAGAAGAAAGGACAGGATAGGCGAGACACCGTAAAATCTGGGAAGTGTAAGAAGATAAGGAAAGCCTAGCCGCCGTGCATGTATGAAGCGGGATGAACTGTTTGCTGCTTTGCAGGAAATACCGTGGGTTCCATGCCCGGAAAGTGAGGGTCGTCCACGCTACCGAGCAGCAGAAGCATTTCACTGCACATTTTGTGCATACACTGTTTGCGCTCGGTGTTATGACGCCATTCCGTCGTCCCTTCTCTCATTggcaaccacaacaactagTGGCGGCACCGGCGGTGAAGGTGGCGCTGCGACAAACTCAGAAAAGAGTCTTGCCGACAGGACACCCACCCAAGCGTTTACTCCAAACTCACGCGGGAGTGACACACCTAACAGTGCCGACGACTTCATGAAACCCCGCTGTTTTTTGTGTCGCTCGGGGGTTCTCGAGAAGGAATCTGTGCCCGTGTTCGAATGGACATGTGAGGGTCCACGTCCTCCACGTCGACTCACTCGAGGTCAAGGGGCATCGTATGATGTGGATGTGGTTCAGCGTTACTACACCATGAAGGAGCAACGTGAGAAGAGAGCCCAATCGCAAGCACCGCTAACGGCTCAGTTTCTCGGCACAGAACCGTCGCCCACCGAGTTTGGTGGCAACATCGGTGTGCCTCCGGAGGCGTCTCGCACTGGAGTGTTGGGTCGGCGGCCGTTCTGTGAGGAGGGTTGTAGTTTTTCGTGTGTTGTGCAGAACCCAAGGTTGGAGCAATCGCTAGTATGGTGTGGCGTGAATCGGCAGCTGCGGGAGTCCCACCCCTCCATCACAGGGGAAGAGACCATTACACCGTTGCACACGATTCGCTGTCCACCTACTCTCCCAGGGTTACCTCCGCATAAGCTCCGGGTGCACATTCCATATGGCTCGTATGGCATTCATAAGATCCATGCAGTGGCGCTGTACGTCACCGAGGACATCTACCGGAGAGCTACAGCGAGGTCGGGGTCGCCTCGACCTGTTGTCAAATCACCAGGAGGTCGACGGATGGAACAGGGGCACCCACAGCGAGATGGGCAGTTGATGGCGGTTAAGGAGCTGCCACGCAACACCGTACGCCCGTTGCTCGTTGTCGACGTACTGCATCGTACCGCCACCAGCGATCCGGTGAGGAATCTTTTGCCAACGCAATGGCTTCCGGAGCATATGCGACGTCCACCTAGCAGAATCTGCTCGCCTAGAAGAGAAAATAGTATCACGGAGACGGCGGGGTGTGTTGGCTCAGGTGGGACAGAGGGGAACGAAGGTGAGGGTCAGAATAATGGAACTGAAACTAAAGGCAACGCAGAGCCTCCTGTTATGGGGGAAGGTGAACCTCACTTGACGTGGCCAGAGGGGATCCGATGCGAGGAACTGTTGCTAGCGGTTGACTATCTACTACAGGGCCGTTCCGTAGCTGTGTACGGAATTGCATCaaaatacttttttcttcgccaCGTTGCGCAATCCGCCGAGTTAAGAAATTTGGGAGTAGCCTTTGTGGATGGCTACCGCTCTTCTGCAAACCGTGTGACTCGGCAGCTGCGGGAAATTAGCAAGCAATTGCAGGAACAGCGTCATATCGTAGAAAAGGAGGTGCTGCGCAACCTCGTTTTTCGTGGAGGGGACTGTGATCCGTTTCTGCGTATCAGTCGTTCGCAAGCACCGTCGCGGGATGAATGCGGAAACCCGTCTGATCAATGTTATTTGGTGGTTTCCTCCTCAACATCTTCGGAGTCGTCGCGAAGTCGCTCTTACCGCTCCCCTGTGAGAGACGTTTCGGTCGCGATGATGGGCGGTTCCACCGAAAAAAGGCGAGAAAATATGGGACTAAAAGTGGGAGATCCTGGTTGTTGTGACTTAACTGCAGCCAAAACATTAAAGGCGACTACCCCACAGCGCAAGGAGAGCATGACTGTGTGTTCCCCCGCACCCATTTCGATGAAGCGAGAACGGTCCGTGATGCTTGTGCAGGATGGCGGGCACTCTGATATTAAGAGAACTACTCAGCAAACTGCGCAGGGTTCGAAAAGACGGTGCGGAGAAAAAGTGTGTGACGCTGCCGGAACGGGTGGGTGGCGCCAAACTCATCCCGAGGCTGTGGAAACCAGCAGAAAAGTGCGGCTGTGGCTGCGACGGTATTACCTGAGCGAGGTATCAGACTGGAATTACAGCGTACCTTTATATGAAACTCCTTGTGGTGAGCGGCGATGCCGGGAAACGGAAACGGCCGTAACGTCGGTTCCGCTATCGGAGAGTGAAAACACTTGCCTGCAACCACGGTATACGGTTTCATCTCCAGACATCATGCGCCGGCTTCGTGTCGAATGCGGCGCTCCCCTCCGTTCGTGCGTGCAGTGGAAGTCGCTTCCATCCTACACAGCTCAGATGCTCACGGGGGGACTTGCTGCACAATCTGCCAATCCTCCAGTTCATTATAGCGACTATGTTCCGAGGTTGATCCTAGTAGTGCATGGCATAGACGAACTCGACCCACCACTTCTGGTAGAGCTTCAGAACATTGCACGTGACCATCCCAATCGTGTAATGTTGCTGTGCTCATTCGACGATCCAAACTGGGCCATGTCAAACAGTGCGGCGCAGTTGGAGCCGTTTCGATTGGCGTATGTACACCTCCGCTCGATGTTGCTTCCACGGGTGCATGAAATGGCATGTGTTAAAAGTCTCACGTTGCTCACAGACCTtgaggcagcagcagcaggggggaaaaggtttGGTCATCACGGGTTAAGAGGAAGTCTTGGCCCTGGGACCTCTTTACCACTTCAAGACACCATTAGACGTATACTTTTTAGCCTTCCCGCCACGTTTACTGATGTCTTACGATGCATGATTGAGCGACAGGAAGCGTCGGGCGAAAATGTCTTCGTTCCCATGAGCCTCCACCAGCAACACTTCGACGATCGAGGAATGATGATTTCAGTGGGCCGCCTCAGAGCGATTGAACGGGAACTAACATCCAATCGGCTGGCTGTGTTTGatgcagcagaaaataaattgATGATTCCTCAACACAAAAAACTGCTGCGGGTGTTGGAGGAAGTCGCGGAACAGAGACAAAACACTCGGTCAAACGGTGGAGCTCCAGTGGAGGCATAAGTTGATC
Encoded proteins:
- a CDS encoding HSP70-like protein → MSMLCLAQWALLLVLCLVGCCCTVSGGSEVLAVDIGADWVKGATRVIGGSTAPRASIVLNDQTNRKSPQCIAFRIVPNAGNDTLRSVERLFAEEARSLEPRFPQQSICGPSLLAGLIVSKEISAGQKNHEQTGNQRSEREGVISFSDTDRFTYVVVPQIRRKSAVVRITPGGSSEGTTTAPIEFTVEELIGMILGHMKRSAERSLDGAPVRHLVLVVPTSSSLAYRQAMVDAAAVVGLRTIRLVHGSAAAATQLAHLNTETLFRGHPSNTTERKYAMIYDMGSSKTEVAVFRFTPATARDDFGTVTLVASATNHTLGGRSFDRCLARYVERNLFPAAKPTPVTPVLDRKPVTATTRRAVVSLLRAVNAARERLSVNQNVPFVVPGVREDGGDFIANISRAQFEEACGELFNEAVRLRDHAITQTNGTVRSLSELVRLELIGGATRMPKLQERLSEGYGKPADRTLNSDEAVVSGAALMIHDTLSRIRVMESLTNDIYFTASPPIKESNETKPHRNLLFAKRNTTVPAARSLIFPNRTADFTLTLHDGNGRYSRSVLVSGVSGSMNAAREKEKEMSTERANKVTKTSVVLRQVEVVVEVVLSRSGLPYVAGSYVHARYAEQVIVLPSVKKTGDNETTAQKDENNNPSQNETDTTSTISPGREKRSGGSPSAANSNSAKMQNSRADEAKENETPTGDEILEVNERDAGTGGKNNNAKVRHFALRFPLNNTPAPSSTSQGGVNMNKEEALAARNRLRALQRLDDERLRRSGLLNDVESLLLHYKSLDAWSTQQSDDNSNDWRSVVKDVSRWFDEVGGDVDVTELQKQYQRLKDLKLGE
- a CDS encoding metallo-peptidase, Clan ME, Family M16; translated protein: MFRPSFCRCLPVLNCTLSAPQCAAAIDRCTPVVYSSLPNGCRVATEYLPNCQFATVGVWIDAGSRFEDINNNGVAHFLEHMNFKGTAKYSKRAVEDLFEHRGAHFNAYTSRDRTAYYVKAFKYDVEKMIDVVSDLLQNGRYDPSDVELERPTILAEMREVEELVDEVLMDNLHQAAYDPAHCGLPLTILGPVENISSRINRDMIQEFVRVHYTGPRMSFISSGGIHPDEAHRLAEKFFGNLPAANNSPLLQSQYRGGYTVMWNEQMATANTAFAYPICGAIHDDSYALQLVHNVIGQVREGQHDQFAHQRLNPRLPWEKLSNLVQLRPFYTPYKETSLLGYQLVTMRTAVADANGGVQRDESQTVLLDHMLKLFNELSTKAVDAALLEEAKSEYKSSVMMMRDSTTNSAEDLGRQMIHLGRRVPLREVFERVDAVTPAVFRDTLAKYVQAVQPTVSYIGSASAVPRFDALTQVKHIL